One Avibacterium avium genomic window carries:
- a CDS encoding NeuD/PglB/VioB family sugar acetyltransferase — translation MNIGKNKRLYQKYFKRPFDLFCSILAILFFFWLFIIIAILVRIKLGSPILFTQERPGRIDPKTGKETIFKLYKFRTMTDQRDENGNLLPDEIRLTKFGKILRATSLDEIPEIFNILKGDMSIIGPRPLLVKYLDRYSQEQRRRHEVRPGLSGYAQVNGRNAISWEDKFKLDVEYVDNITFLNDLKIIYQTFIKAFIKREGIHSEQSSTMEEFIGNTKSDSNLSNKKLVIIGASGHGKVAADIARLTGYSEISFLDDNENIKECNGYPVLGKTELLETLDNDIFIAIGNNKIRRELIKNLQNKKLVTLIHPSAVIAKDTKIEKGTVIMAGAVINSNCFIGEGVIINTSSSIDHDCYIGNYTHVSVGCHIAGTVDIGKNCWLGIGSIVSNNIAICDGSIIGAGAVVIKNIEKAGTYVGVPAIQMVK, via the coding sequence GTGAATATAGGTAAAAATAAAAGGCTATATCAAAAATACTTTAAACGTCCGTTTGATTTATTTTGCAGTATTCTAGCAATACTATTCTTTTTCTGGTTATTTATAATCATAGCAATACTTGTGCGTATAAAATTAGGAAGCCCTATTTTATTTACTCAAGAAAGACCAGGGCGTATTGATCCTAAAACAGGTAAAGAGACCATATTTAAACTATATAAATTTAGAACAATGACGGATCAACGAGATGAAAATGGCAATTTATTACCTGATGAGATAAGGTTGACTAAGTTTGGAAAAATACTTAGAGCAACTTCTTTAGATGAAATACCTGAGATTTTCAATATATTAAAAGGAGATATGAGCATTATTGGTCCACGTCCACTTTTAGTAAAATATTTAGATAGATACAGCCAAGAACAACGGCGTAGGCATGAAGTAAGGCCAGGATTATCAGGTTATGCTCAAGTAAATGGCCGCAATGCGATTTCTTGGGAAGATAAATTTAAATTAGACGTTGAATATGTAGATAATATTACCTTCTTAAACGATCTAAAAATCATTTACCAAACCTTTATTAAAGCATTTATAAAAAGAGAAGGAATACATTCTGAACAATCATCGACTATGGAAGAATTTATTGGTAACACCAAAAGTGACTCAAATCTGTCAAATAAAAAATTAGTCATTATTGGCGCAAGTGGACATGGCAAAGTGGCTGCTGATATTGCTAGATTGACAGGGTATAGTGAAATTTCATTCTTAGATGATAATGAAAACATAAAAGAATGTAATGGGTATCCAGTTCTTGGTAAAACTGAATTATTAGAAACGCTAGATAACGATATTTTCATTGCTATTGGAAATAATAAAATCAGGAGAGAACTGATAAAAAACTTACAGAATAAAAAATTAGTAACGCTGATACATCCAAGCGCAGTTATTGCTAAGGATACAAAAATAGAAAAAGGAACTGTCATCATGGCTGGAGCTGTTATTAATTCTAACTGCTTTATTGGTGAAGGAGTAATCATTAATACTTCCAGCTCTATAGATCATGACTGCTATATTGGAAACTATACCCATGTATCTGTAGGATGTCACATAGCTGGCACCGTAGATATTGGGAAAAATTGTTGGCTAGGAATTGGTAGCATAGTAAGCAACAACATAGCTATCTGTGATGGTAGTATTATTGGAGCGGGTGCAGTCGTAATTAAAAATATTGAAAAAGCAGGTACTTATGTAGGAGTCCCTGCAATACAAATGGTGAAATAG
- a CDS encoding oligosaccharide flippase family protein produces the protein MPTIKRNFIYNIVYQILTLFIPIITLPYISRVLGVENIGVYSYHFTISVMFSIFILLGNSNYGNRAIAEITSKSKILISETFWNIYFTQFFLGLCILAIYIWYTLSFSTDIKISLIQTIYLLSVILDINWFFYGLEKFKLSIIRNIIIKIVTVFFIILLVKNKNDLYTYAFILSLSSLLSQLSLWFFIREYVHITPLKFDKIISHAKSTLALFIPVIAVSTYALLSKVILGSLSNTDEVGYFENSSRLIAIPVMAIWSLGTVMFPRISSMISSGQKDKIFKYIYISFLLSAFLSSSISFGIIGISNEFVPLFFGNNFDKCKILIPILVSSALFSSWGEVIRTQYLLPNRKDKIYVSSVLYAAIINVIINIILVPNYGSIGAAIAILITEALICIIQIISVKNALDIKKYILHSLFFILTGIIMCGAIIHIPFIQSNIITIIIKIALGIPIYIIPCYVYFKFYLNKKLKLE, from the coding sequence ATGCCTACAATAAAAAGAAACTTTATATATAATATAGTTTATCAGATATTGACCTTATTCATACCTATTATAACATTGCCATATATTTCTAGAGTTTTGGGTGTCGAAAACATTGGAGTTTATTCGTATCACTTCACTATATCAGTAATGTTTAGCATATTCATACTATTAGGGAACTCTAATTATGGAAATAGAGCTATAGCAGAAATAACATCAAAATCAAAAATATTAATTAGCGAGACTTTTTGGAATATCTATTTTACCCAATTTTTTTTAGGTTTATGTATTTTAGCTATATATATTTGGTATACTTTATCATTCTCAACAGATATAAAAATATCATTAATTCAAACCATTTATTTACTCTCTGTTATATTAGATATAAATTGGTTCTTCTATGGATTGGAAAAGTTTAAACTTTCTATCATAAGAAATATTATAATAAAAATAGTTACAGTTTTTTTTATTATATTACTAGTAAAAAATAAAAATGACCTGTATACATATGCCTTTATACTTTCACTTTCTTCTTTGTTAAGTCAACTTTCGCTATGGTTTTTTATCCGAGAATATGTTCATATTACTCCCCTAAAATTTGACAAAATTATCTCACATGCAAAATCAACGTTGGCTTTATTTATTCCTGTAATCGCTGTAAGCACTTATGCCTTACTTTCAAAAGTTATTTTGGGGAGCTTGAGTAATACAGATGAAGTAGGATATTTTGAGAACTCTAGCCGGCTCATTGCTATACCTGTTATGGCTATCTGGTCTTTAGGGACTGTTATGTTTCCAAGAATTTCATCTATGATTTCATCTGGGCAGAAAGATAAGATTTTCAAATATATATATATATCATTTTTACTTTCTGCATTTTTATCTTCCTCAATCTCTTTTGGTATAATTGGTATTTCTAATGAGTTCGTCCCTTTATTTTTTGGCAATAACTTTGATAAATGTAAGATTTTAATACCCATATTAGTATCTTCAGCTTTGTTTAGTTCATGGGGGGAAGTTATTAGAACTCAATACTTATTACCAAATAGAAAAGATAAAATATATGTATCATCGGTACTCTATGCAGCTATAATTAATGTTATTATAAATATTATATTAGTTCCAAACTATGGTTCAATAGGTGCAGCCATAGCAATTCTGATTACGGAAGCTTTAATATGCATTATCCAGATTATTTCTGTCAAAAATGCTCTTGATATTAAAAAGTATATTCTTCATTCTCTATTTTTTATATTGACTGGTATAATTATGTGTGGGGCTATTATACATATACCATTTATACAAAGTAATATAATTACTATCATTATAAAAATAGCTTTAGGTATTCCTATATATATTATCCCTTGCTATGTATACTTTAAGTTTTATCTAAATAAAAAATTAAAATTAGAATAA
- the pntB gene encoding Re/Si-specific NAD(P)(+) transhydrogenase subunit beta, whose protein sequence is MSEGLVQAAYIVAALLFIMSLAGLSKHETAKAGCWYGIVGMTIALIATIFGPQTSGQIWILIAMAIGAVIGIQRALKVEMTEMPELVAILHSFVGLAAVLVGFNSFGLHVTPEFVAPEGTAFISEAALENAKAAFDAEQATLATIHNVEVFLGIFIGAVTFTGSVVAFGKLRGIINSKALMLPHRHKLNLAALVVSALLMIAFLSSPENIFPVLLMTIIALAFGWHLVASIGGADMPVVVSMLNSYSGWAAAAAGFMLNNDLLIVTGALVGSSGAILSYIMCKAMNRSFISVIAGGFGNDVVASGDEEQGEHRETTAEEVAEMLKNASSVIITPGYGMAVAQAQYPVAEITQKLRDRGVNVRFGIHPVAGRLPGHMNVLLAEAKVPYDVVLEMDEINDDFADTDVVLVIGANDTVNPAAMDDPNSPIAGMPVLEVWKAANVVVFKRSMAVGYAGVQNPLFFKENTQMLFGDAKERVDDILKAL, encoded by the coding sequence ATGTCAGAAGGTTTAGTACAGGCTGCATATATTGTAGCGGCATTACTTTTCATTATGAGCTTAGCAGGGCTTTCTAAACACGAAACTGCTAAAGCAGGTTGTTGGTATGGCATTGTGGGGATGACCATTGCTCTTATCGCAACCATTTTTGGCCCACAAACTTCAGGGCAAATTTGGATCTTAATTGCTATGGCGATTGGCGCGGTGATTGGTATCCAACGTGCATTAAAAGTAGAAATGACTGAAATGCCAGAGCTTGTAGCAATTCTACATAGCTTTGTTGGTCTTGCAGCGGTGTTGGTAGGCTTTAACAGCTTTGGCTTACACGTTACCCCGGAATTTGTTGCACCAGAAGGTACAGCATTTATCAGCGAAGCCGCATTAGAAAACGCGAAAGCCGCCTTTGATGCAGAACAAGCAACCCTTGCTACAATCCACAATGTGGAAGTGTTCTTAGGGATCTTTATTGGTGCGGTAACCTTTACAGGATCTGTGGTCGCATTCGGTAAATTACGCGGCATTATTAACTCTAAAGCGCTAATGTTACCGCATCGCCATAAATTAAATTTAGCGGCGTTAGTGGTTTCTGCCTTATTAATGATTGCGTTTTTAAGCTCACCAGAAAATATTTTCCCAGTGCTATTAATGACTATCATTGCCCTTGCTTTTGGTTGGCATTTAGTGGCATCAATTGGTGGTGCAGATATGCCAGTGGTGGTGTCAATGCTCAACTCATATTCAGGTTGGGCAGCTGCGGCGGCAGGCTTTATGCTTAACAACGATCTCTTGATTGTAACTGGCGCATTAGTGGGTTCATCAGGTGCGATTTTATCTTACATTATGTGTAAAGCGATGAACCGTTCATTTATCAGCGTTATCGCTGGCGGCTTTGGTAATGACGTGGTTGCAAGTGGTGATGAAGAACAAGGTGAACACCGCGAAACAACCGCAGAAGAAGTAGCGGAAATGCTGAAAAATGCAAGCTCTGTGATCATCACCCCAGGATATGGTATGGCTGTGGCGCAAGCGCAATATCCAGTGGCTGAAATCACACAAAAATTGCGTGATCGTGGCGTGAATGTGCGTTTTGGTATCCACCCAGTAGCAGGGCGTTTACCGGGCCATATGAACGTATTGCTCGCTGAAGCCAAAGTACCTTATGACGTGGTATTAGAAATGGACGAAATCAATGATGATTTCGCGGATACTGATGTGGTATTGGTTATCGGCGCGAATGATACTGTAAACCCTGCGGCAATGGACGATCCAAACAGCCCAATCGCAGGAATGCCAGTGCTAGAAGTGTGGAAAGCCGCTAACGTGGTGGTATTCAAACGCTCAATGGCAGTAGGCTACGCCGGCGTACAAAACCCACTGTTCTTCAAAGAAAACACTCAAATGCTCTTCGGCGATGCGAAAGAGCGTGTTGATGATATTTTGAAGGCGTTGTAG
- a CDS encoding glycosyltransferase family 2 protein — translation MNNYPIFSIIVPVYNVERYLNECLDSIISQSFTNYELLIIDDGSTDKSGHICDTYSIYKNVKVFHKDNGGLSTARNYGIKKAIGEYILFIDSDDFWNDKFFLEKVNAKIEQFNPDLVIFGYEKLYEDGTTRKYIPRMNEDRTYDIVSVLKKDDFKICAWDKIVKRELIINNDMIFHQGVIGEDMEWCAKLYSFANKAFIFKNCPYMYRQRPGSITKVISKKNVTDVMNNFKKCLNLESSLSKSKRVVYKKFLARNFFIFIVTYSLIENDKKNIYSSFITQNFHILYSGGLREKIILLSLKLFGIYNTKKLLKQLKNLIK, via the coding sequence ATGAATAATTACCCTATATTTTCTATCATTGTTCCCGTATATAATGTAGAAAGATATTTGAATGAATGTCTAGATAGCATTATTTCACAGAGTTTTACTAATTATGAACTACTTATAATAGATGATGGTTCAACAGATAAAAGTGGTCATATTTGTGATACATATTCAATCTATAAAAATGTCAAAGTTTTTCATAAAGACAACGGTGGATTATCTACAGCTAGAAATTATGGCATAAAAAAAGCTATTGGTGAATACATCCTTTTTATAGATTCTGATGATTTTTGGAATGACAAATTTTTTCTTGAAAAAGTTAATGCTAAGATTGAACAGTTTAACCCAGATTTAGTAATATTTGGCTATGAAAAATTATATGAAGATGGTACAACAAGAAAATATATTCCAAGAATGAATGAAGATAGAACTTATGATATTGTATCTGTTCTAAAAAAGGATGATTTTAAAATCTGTGCTTGGGATAAAATAGTAAAAAGAGAGTTAATTATAAATAATGATATGATTTTTCATCAGGGAGTAATTGGCGAAGATATGGAATGGTGTGCTAAATTATATTCTTTTGCGAATAAAGCCTTTATATTCAAAAATTGCCCATATATGTATAGACAACGCCCTGGTAGTATTACCAAAGTTATATCTAAAAAGAATGTAACTGATGTAATGAATAATTTTAAAAAATGCCTTAACCTTGAAAGCTCTCTATCAAAATCCAAAAGAGTCGTATATAAAAAATTTCTAGCTAGAAATTTCTTTATATTTATAGTTACATATTCTTTGATAGAGAATGATAAAAAAAATATATATTCCTCATTTATTACCCAAAACTTCCATATATTGTATAGCGGAGGACTAAGAGAAAAAATAATATTATTATCTTTAAAACTCTTTGGTATATACAATACAAAAAAATTATTAAAACAATTAAAAAATTTGATAAAGTAA
- a CDS encoding glycosyltransferase, protein MKKVLINASVASMIYKFNMNNIDILKNLGYQVDVACNFGKENPIKKEEIEKFKSILRNKGINIYETNCPRNIYSIWKILKTYFQLKSLIEKANYDLIHTQSPIGGVICRLAARKIRRKGMKLIYTAHGFHFYKGSSIINWLVFYPIEKLCSKFTDLIITINKEDFKLVKEKFLHTKVKYIPGIGIDIEKFKDGLGLNNKKRKLDSLNIPEDKYIILSIGELNRNKNHTSVIQAISKSKNKSNICYLIAGNGLLNKELSELANSLGVNLLLLNYRNDIIDLLSIADLFIHPSYREGLPVSVMEAIAAKRIVLASNIRGNVDLVDKACLFEPSNIENLSRLIDKSIEGIFNFTIDNNYNNLQNFDCHKINQEMKKIYENINYL, encoded by the coding sequence ATGAAAAAAGTATTGATAAATGCATCTGTTGCTTCAATGATATATAAATTTAATATGAATAATATAGATATATTAAAAAATTTAGGATATCAAGTTGACGTAGCATGTAACTTTGGCAAGGAAAACCCCATAAAAAAAGAAGAAATAGAGAAGTTTAAGTCTATACTACGCAATAAAGGTATAAATATTTACGAAACTAATTGCCCAAGAAATATCTACTCTATTTGGAAAATCCTGAAGACATATTTTCAACTAAAATCATTAATTGAAAAAGCTAACTATGATTTAATTCATACCCAATCACCTATAGGAGGTGTTATTTGCCGCTTAGCAGCAAGAAAAATAAGAAGAAAAGGAATGAAGCTTATCTATACAGCTCATGGCTTTCATTTTTATAAAGGCTCTTCAATTATCAACTGGCTTGTTTTTTATCCAATAGAAAAACTTTGCTCAAAATTTACTGATCTTATAATAACAATAAATAAAGAGGATTTTAAATTAGTCAAAGAGAAATTCTTACATACAAAAGTAAAATATATACCTGGTATTGGCATTGACATAGAAAAATTCAAGGATGGCTTAGGGCTTAATAATAAGAAAAGAAAATTAGACTCATTAAATATACCTGAGGATAAATATATTATACTTTCTATTGGCGAACTAAATCGTAACAAAAATCATACTTCAGTTATACAAGCAATTTCAAAGAGCAAAAATAAATCTAATATATGTTATTTAATTGCAGGTAATGGACTGTTAAATAAAGAACTATCTGAATTAGCTAACTCGTTAGGTGTAAATTTATTATTGTTAAACTACAGAAATGACATTATTGATTTACTGAGTATTGCAGATTTATTTATTCACCCTAGCTATAGAGAAGGATTGCCAGTATCAGTTATGGAAGCTATTGCAGCAAAAAGAATTGTCTTGGCTTCAAATATCAGAGGAAATGTTGATTTGGTAGATAAGGCTTGCCTATTTGAACCATCTAATATTGAGAATTTATCAAGATTAATTGATAAAAGTATAGAAGGGATATTCAATTTTACAATTGACAATAATTACAATAACTTACAAAATTTTGATTGTCATAAGATCAACCAAGAAATGAAAAAAATATACGAAAATATTAACTATCTATAA
- a CDS encoding DUF6625 family protein has protein sequence MKAYKKINMIIPYFGQFPNYFPLFLRSCERNPSITWTIISDNKTSYKYPKNVNFVFMTFHDLKDKVQSLFEFPIYLETPYKLCDYKPAYGYIFKDLITDFDYWGYCDLDVIYGDIRKFISEEILKFKKIFLLGHFSLIKNEDMFNKMFMRNEFYREVFSNKDPYNFDETFLDKPNVNDIFEKNGFPVYKKNFSADIYTKSSDFVLDHGNGICEMKKNSFFVWSDGKLSRYIKEKDHIFKEEFMYIHLQKRKMNININMNNPIKIFKLIPNAFDDLEIKENDIYESFDKVEKKHFNLQYVKVRYNNLLVKIKRIFKRSK, from the coding sequence ATGAAAGCATACAAAAAAATAAATATGATAATTCCTTATTTTGGCCAATTCCCTAATTATTTTCCACTATTTTTGAGATCTTGTGAGAGAAACCCCTCAATAACTTGGACAATTATATCTGATAATAAAACATCTTATAAATATCCTAAAAATGTAAATTTTGTATTTATGACATTTCACGATTTAAAAGATAAGGTACAATCACTATTTGAATTCCCTATATATCTTGAGACCCCCTACAAACTATGCGATTATAAGCCTGCATATGGATATATTTTTAAAGATTTAATTACAGACTTTGACTACTGGGGATATTGTGATCTTGATGTTATCTATGGAGATATAAGAAAATTCATTTCAGAAGAAATATTAAAATTTAAGAAAATATTTCTATTAGGACATTTTTCATTAATAAAAAATGAAGATATGTTTAATAAAATGTTTATGAGAAATGAATTTTATAGAGAAGTATTTTCTAATAAAGACCCATATAATTTTGATGAGACATTTCTAGATAAGCCTAATGTTAATGACATTTTTGAAAAAAATGGCTTCCCTGTATATAAGAAAAACTTCTCTGCAGATATATATACCAAATCTTCTGATTTTGTATTAGACCACGGCAATGGTATATGCGAAATGAAAAAGAATAGTTTTTTTGTATGGAGTGATGGAAAATTAAGTAGATACATAAAAGAAAAAGATCATATATTCAAAGAAGAATTTATGTATATTCACTTACAAAAAAGAAAGATGAATATAAATATAAACATGAATAATCCTATAAAAATTTTTAAACTAATCCCTAATGCTTTTGATGATTTAGAAATAAAAGAGAATGATATATATGAAAGCTTTGACAAAGTAGAAAAAAAACATTTTAACTTACAGTATGTTAAAGTAAGATATAACAATTTATTAGTTAAAATAAAAAGAATTTTTAAGCGTTCTAAATAA
- a CDS encoding EpsG family protein: MTILISMYLICFFGFVFPKSKTIFYLQIISSLIIFGGYDGDLDLNFYREQYNSNYLPSSIFQKLFSYLLIAFSYYDIPFYIVHFFIVLLSIVLISIVIYKLTDYIAYALSIVLLFPFFENGWQLKSCIAMGVITLALYWFYINIFNKKISLLNSLIYVGLLYIASQFHYMSVFFLSFLLINIKSNNLLFFIFLIDLFIFCYSKTIINYFSQYMPSLEAYTTPISIISFLTVSLWQIIGTIIVYFNRQENNNKFNQFILKGSFIMLLLLPFYEFSLITMRLYKIWIIFMGISISYNLYFTKSRLKTQAYFFSIYIIFSHMFFYILLPYILNKDLLPIVLFNDNFFISSLKN, translated from the coding sequence ATGACCATATTGATTTCAATGTACCTTATATGTTTTTTTGGGTTTGTGTTTCCAAAATCTAAAACTATATTTTACCTTCAAATAATAAGCTCACTAATTATATTTGGTGGCTATGATGGTGACCTTGATTTAAATTTTTACAGAGAGCAGTACAATTCTAATTATTTACCTAGTAGTATCTTTCAAAAGTTATTTTCTTATTTATTAATTGCATTTAGTTATTATGATATTCCCTTTTATATAGTACATTTTTTCATAGTCTTATTATCCATAGTTTTAATATCTATTGTAATTTATAAACTAACTGATTACATAGCATATGCACTATCAATTGTTTTACTATTTCCATTTTTTGAGAACGGATGGCAATTAAAAAGTTGTATTGCGATGGGAGTTATCACTCTTGCTTTATATTGGTTTTATATAAACATATTCAATAAAAAAATCAGTCTTTTAAATAGTTTAATATACGTAGGGTTATTATATATAGCATCTCAATTTCATTATATGTCTGTATTTTTTCTTAGTTTTTTACTTATAAACATTAAAAGTAATAACCTATTATTTTTTATCTTTCTTATTGACCTGTTTATTTTTTGTTATTCTAAAACTATAATCAATTACTTTTCTCAATATATGCCCTCTCTCGAAGCTTATACTACTCCAATATCCATTATAAGTTTCTTAACTGTCTCATTGTGGCAGATTATTGGCACCATAATAGTTTATTTTAATAGACAAGAAAATAATAATAAATTCAATCAATTCATCTTAAAAGGTAGCTTTATTATGCTATTACTTTTACCTTTCTATGAATTCTCTTTGATAACTATGAGATTATATAAAATATGGATAATTTTTATGGGAATAAGCATTTCATATAATTTATACTTCACTAAGTCTAGACTAAAAACACAAGCTTATTTTTTTAGCATATATATAATATTTTCTCATATGTTTTTTTACATATTATTACCATATATTTTAAATAAAGATTTATTACCTATTGTTTTATTTAATGATAACTTTTTTATTTCTAGTTTAAAAAACTAG
- the pntA gene encoding Re/Si-specific NAD(P)(+) transhydrogenase subunit alpha, which produces MLIGVPKELLDNETRVAATPKTVQQILKLGFEVLVEHDAGFKASFEDQAFINAGAKIGTAQEVWNADVIMKVNPPTDEEIALIKEGATLISFIWPAQNEALMQKLSAKKINVLAMDAVPRISRAQSLDALSSMANISGYRAVVEAANAFGSFFTGQITAAGKVPPAKVLVIGAGVAGLAAIGTANSLGAIVRAFDSRPEVKEQVKSMGADFLEIDFEEEGGSGDGYAKVMSEEFNRRAMELYAAQAKEVDIIITTAAIPGKPAPRLITKEMVDSMKPGSVIVDLAALTGGNCEYTKPGEVFVTDNQVKVIGYTDFPARLPTQSSQLYGTNLVNLLKLLCKEKDGTINIDFDDVVLRGVTVIRDGEITWPAPPIQVSAQPQQKVEVMVEKKEEKPQDPRVKYGIMGAIGVLFLWLGSVMPAAFLSHFTVFVLACVVGYYVVWNVSHALHTPLMAVTNAISGIIIVGALLQIAQGSFFISLLAFIAILVASINIFGGFKVTQRMLAMFRKG; this is translated from the coding sequence ATGTTAATTGGTGTACCTAAAGAACTGCTTGATAATGAAACCCGTGTGGCGGCAACGCCAAAGACTGTTCAGCAAATTTTAAAGCTTGGCTTTGAAGTGCTGGTTGAACACGATGCAGGTTTTAAAGCAAGTTTTGAAGATCAGGCATTTATTAATGCAGGCGCGAAAATCGGCACAGCACAAGAAGTTTGGAATGCTGATGTGATTATGAAAGTGAATCCGCCAACTGATGAGGAAATTGCGTTAATTAAAGAAGGGGCAACCCTGATCAGCTTTATTTGGCCAGCCCAAAATGAAGCCTTAATGCAAAAATTATCGGCTAAGAAAATCAATGTGTTAGCAATGGACGCGGTGCCGCGTATTTCCCGTGCGCAATCCTTAGATGCCCTTTCGTCAATGGCGAATATTTCAGGCTATCGTGCGGTGGTGGAAGCCGCCAATGCGTTTGGTAGTTTCTTCACTGGGCAAATCACAGCAGCAGGTAAAGTGCCACCTGCGAAAGTGTTGGTGATTGGTGCGGGTGTGGCAGGTTTAGCTGCGATTGGTACCGCAAATAGCCTTGGTGCGATTGTGCGTGCCTTTGACTCTCGTCCTGAAGTAAAGGAGCAAGTGAAATCAATGGGCGCAGACTTCTTAGAAATTGATTTTGAAGAAGAAGGTGGTTCAGGTGATGGTTATGCGAAAGTGATGTCGGAAGAATTTAATCGCCGTGCAATGGAGCTTTATGCAGCACAAGCGAAAGAAGTGGACATTATCATCACCACTGCTGCGATCCCAGGAAAACCTGCACCACGTTTGATCACCAAAGAAATGGTGGATTCAATGAAACCGGGTTCGGTGATTGTGGATTTAGCCGCCTTAACAGGGGGAAACTGCGAGTACACTAAACCAGGTGAAGTGTTCGTTACCGATAATCAAGTAAAAGTGATCGGTTATACTGATTTCCCAGCGCGCTTGCCAACGCAATCTTCCCAACTTTACGGCACTAACTTGGTGAACTTGCTCAAGTTATTATGTAAAGAGAAAGACGGCACAATTAATATTGATTTTGATGATGTGGTATTGCGTGGTGTAACGGTTATCCGTGATGGTGAAATCACTTGGCCTGCGCCACCAATTCAAGTTTCAGCCCAGCCACAGCAAAAAGTGGAAGTGATGGTTGAGAAAAAAGAAGAAAAACCGCAAGACCCACGCGTGAAATACGGCATTATGGGCGCAATTGGCGTGTTGTTCCTATGGTTAGGTTCAGTGATGCCAGCGGCATTCTTATCACACTTTACCGTATTCGTACTTGCTTGTGTGGTGGGGTACTATGTGGTTTGGAATGTGAGCCACGCCTTACATACGCCATTGATGGCGGTAACCAATGCCATTTCAGGCATCATCATTGTGGGCGCATTATTGCAAATTGCCCAAGGCAGTTTCTTTATTAGCCTACTCGCGTTTATTGCAATTTTAGTAGCAAGTATCAATATTTTTGGTGGCTTTAAAGTTACCCAACGTATGCTAGCAATGTTTAGAAAAGGTTAA